The genomic interval atacacactatatacacacacacacacactatatacacacacacacacactatacacactatatacacacacacacactatacacactatatacacacacacacactatacacactatatacacacacacacactatacacactatatacacacacacacacacacactatacacacacacacacactatacacactatatacatacagacacacactatacacactatatacacacacacacacacacactatatacacacacacacactatacacactatatacacacacacacacactatacacacacagacacacacacactatatacacacagacacacacacactatatacacacagacacacacacactatatacacacagacacacacactatacacactatatacatacagacacaccccccccccccccgtgacaCCAGGACCCCCCCCTCGGCCCCGAGAACCCCCGGGATCGCCCCGACATCCCCCCCCGGTCCCCCGTTCATCCCGGGACACCAGCAGCGTCAATCCCGTTTATTGAGCGGTTACAGCCGGGCCGAGCCCCTGACagctccggggggggggggggggggctcagccccggcccTTCTTGGCTTTGCCcttgcggggggcgggggggggggcgcggccACCACCGCCAGCTTCTTGGgcagccccgcgcccgcccgctGCACCGCGTCCCGCTCGATCTTCATCCGGATGCCCACCTCCAGGCGCTgcggggcgggacgggacgggggggtcaggcgggacggggcgggggacACACGGCCGGGCACCCCCggacccggcccggcccccccccgtgtcccctttccccatcccccctcaccttcttcagctgctgctgctggatcaCACGGAGCTTCTTGGGGGCGATGGTCCGGCCTGGGGGGGCAGCGGGTGGGCGGGGGGCACAGCCAgagccacccccccccgccgccaaggcctcccgcctcccccggcctcccgcctccccccgctcccggccTCCCGCCTCCCCCCGGTCCCCGCCGCCCCTCACCTCCCTTCCGCGGCCCCCGCACCCCCCGGGCCGGGGTCGCCACCGCCCGCCCGGGCCGCTTGGCCGCCGCCTTGGGCCTGCCCTGGGCCATGCCGCTGCGCTTCCGGGTTCCCGCGCGCGGGGCACGCCGGGATActgcggggcggggcgcggggcaCGCCGGGATATagcggggctggaggggaacGGCGCAAGGCAGGTTGGGGTAGAGCGAGGCGCGGCGCAGGGCACGCCGGGATAGAGCGAGGCGGAAGCGGTTCCCCCGGAAAAGGCCTTTACTGCCCCCCCGCGGCGGCCCGTTCCGCCAGCGCCTCGCGCAGCTCCCCGGGGGCGAAGACCCCGAACTCGGTGACGATGCCCCCCGTGATGAGGTCATGGGGGGTGACATCGAAGGCCGGGTTCCACACGTCGATACCTGCggagggagaaagggggggggcCAGGGTCAGAGCGGCCATGACGGACCCCCCCCAGAGggaggggacccccccccaagcccGTGAGCACCGTGGGGGGCACCCCCACCCGTGAGGGGCACCCCCAGAGGGAGGGGACCCCCCTGGCCTGTACGTGACCCCCCTATACAGGACCCCCCCCCAACTCtttgcccccccaccccatatgggagccccctgccccacgtgagccccccccaccccatatGGGAGCCCCCTGCCCTATACAGACGCCCCCCCCAAGCCTGTGAGCACCCTGGGAGGCACCCCCACCCTGCATTGGGGGACCCCACCAGGCCTGTCAgcaccccagcagcactgggacCCCGGCGTCCcgtccccccgctccccccaaACCCGCCGCTGCCCtcggagggtgggggggggacgggacggggacgGGACGCCCACGCGACACCCACCCGGGGCGGCCAGGCACAGGCCCTGGAGGTGGGTGAGCTCCTTTCCCGGCCGTTCCTCGATGGGGATGTCGGCGCCGCCGGGCAGAGCCGGATcgcaggaggagctgggagccgCCACGTAGAAGGGGATGCCGTGGTGCCGCGCCGCCACCGCCAGCTGGTAAGTGCCGATCTTGTTGGCCGTGTCACCGCTGGCGGCCACCCGGTCGGCTCCCACCACCACGGCTGGGGACAACGAGAGTCAGCGGGTCACCGTCACCGCGTCCCACCACGTCCCCGTCCCCTTCCCGGCTGACCCTGGATGCCACGGTCCcgcatggcggcggcggcggcgctgtCGGCGATGAGGGTGGCGGGGATTCGGTCGTGCAGCAGCTCGAAGGCCGTCAGCCGGCCGCCCTGGTTGTAGGGCCGGGTTTCGGTGCAGAACACCCGCGCCAGCCGGCCCTGCCCGTGCAGCGCCCGCACGATGCCTGGGGACAACAGGGacgggttttttttgggggggggggggggacatgacACACACGACACGTCGGGGCCGCCCGGTTCTCCCCCTTTCCCGCCGCCTACCCAGCGCGGTGCCGTAGCCGGCGGTGGCCAGCGTGCCGGTGTTGCAGTGGGTGAGGAGGGTGACGCCGCCCTCGGGGACGCGCTGGAGGATGTGCCGGGCCCCGTGCGCCCCGATGCTGCGGTTGTCCCCCCGGTCCTTCTCCAGCAGCCCCTCGATGTGCTCGATGATGCTGCGGGGGAGAACCTGGGCACCTGACCAGCACCCCGCAACTCCCCACggcacccccccacacctcgCCCgacaccccaaatcccccccagggaccccaactttcccccctccctctccccccaccctaATTCCCCCGGGGAGCCCAGCACCCCCCATACCTCTGCCtgacaccccagcaccccccacctcaccccaattcccccccgggggaccccagcaccccaaaactccTGCAGGGtaccccagcaccccctcccacctctcccagcaccccaaccccccccaggaTCCCAAtacccccccccacctctcccaaccccccaaaactcctgCAGGtgaccccagcaccccaaatcccccctggggacccccaatACCCCCCCAACCTCTCCCTGACACCCCAACCTCCCCCTACAACCTCAATACTCCCTCCACCTCTCCCAACCCCCCCAGGGGACCCTGCCACCCCCCCaacctcccccagcaccccaaagccccccccaGGATCCCAatacccccccacacctcccccaACCCCCTCAGGGGACCCCAATACCCCCCCgacctcccccagcaccccaaaccccctcaggGGACCCCAATACCCCCCCCgacctcccccagcaccccaaaccccctcaggGAACCCCAATAccccccccaacctcccccagcaccccaaaccccccccagcaccccaaaccccctcaggGAACCCCAATACCCCCCCCgacctcccccagcaccccaaaccccctcaggGGACCCCAATACCCCCCCgacctcccccagcaccccaaaccccctcaggGAACCCCAATACCCCCCCCgacctcccccagcaccccaaaccccctcgGGGGACCCCAATACCCCCCCCgacctcccccagcaccccaaaccccctcaggGGACCCCAATACCCCCCCCgacctcccccagcaccccaaaacccctcaggGGACCCCAATACCCCCCCgacctcccccagcaccccaaaccccctcaggGGACCCCAATAccccccccaacctcccccagcaccccaaaccccccccagcaccccaaaccccctcaggGGACCCCAATACCCCCCCCgacctcccccagcaccccaaaccccctcaggGGACCCCAATACCCCCCCCgacctcccccagcaccccaaaccccccccaggGGAACTCAATACCCCCCCCgacctcccccagcaccccaaaccccccccaggggaaccccagcacccccccccagcaccccaaaccccctcaggGAACCCCAATACCCTCCCCgacctcccccagcaccccaaaccccctcaggggaaccccagcacccccccccccccccagtacctCTCCCGCAGCCCCTGTGCGGTGACGTCAGGGCTCCGGACCCTCCGGCGCACGAAGTCACGCAAGCGTTGGGCCTCGCGGCCCAGGTTGACCGCGGTCGGCCTCGCCGTCACCACGAACCGCAGCCGCTCGCCCACGAAGGTCTCCAGCTCCGCCGCGTCCCCCGTCGGCCCCGCGCCGGCCGCCAGCTCCACCGCCAGGCTCAGGCACCCCACCAGGGCGATGGCCGGGGCTCCCCGTACCTGCCGGATCCGTAACCGGCCCCGCAGCGGCGGGTGGGACGGACACACGGTTCGGTGACGCCGTGCggggccatggggggggggtcctgcgtgtgtccccccaccccgagccCCCCGCTCACCTCCATGGCGCGGATGGCCTCCCAGGCGCGTTCCACGCTGGCCACGGGCTCATAGCGGAGCTGCTCCGGCAGCAGGAGCTGGTTGAGGATGGCGAGGGACCCGCGGCGGTACCGGATGGCCTCCAGGCTCATGGCCGCGCCGGAAGACATGCCGGtgcttcctgcccccccccccaccagacACTGGTTGGGGAgaactgggaggaactggggggaactgggggctGGGGGCAAGAGAGGGACCCCCCCCGAGCTCAGGGGACAGAGCGGGGGGACCCCACCGGTGCCACCGTgccgggggggtcccatgccgggggggtcccatgccGGGGGGGGGGTAACGCACACTGCGGTGAAGGAGCGGAGGGACACGACCGTGCCGGGGCTGCCAACGCCTTTTAATGCCGGGGGGGGTGTTTATAAATtaggggggggacacacacgggaGGGGGGGGCTCGGGGACCCCCAGGaccagcccgggggggggtcgGGCCCCGACAGGCGGCTCAGGCGCTCTCCGCCTCGGAGCTCGAGTCCGAATAATCGGCGACCAGGGAAGCGGCgaggggggccggggggtcAGCGTGGGGGGCCGTCCCGGTGTCACCCCCCCCCTGCAGCTcgctgggggctgtgggggggctgcggggggtggtTTCACCCTGCTCCGGCCCCTCCGGCTCCGCCGGTCCCTCGGGTCCCTCTCCGGAGCGGCGCCGGACGATGCCCAGGCCGGTGGGGGTGGCGGGggagcccccccggccccgcagcgcTCGCCCCCCCAGGCCCAGCTTCCGAAGCGCCTCGCCGGctctgccgccgccgccggctgGGGGGAACCAGGAGCGGCTGGAGATCTCCGTCCGCTTCATCCTCTGCTTCTCCTCgtaggctggggggggggacagggaccggCTGGGGGTCACAGATGCCCCCCCGTTTccccgtttccccccccccaggcccccccacGCACAGTCGGGGCTGTGGTACTTGAGCAACGCGGCCAGCCGCCGGTCCTCCTCCGCCTCCCGCACCAGAGGGATGCTCAGCCCGGCCTTCGCCTgcagcgccgccgcctcctcctcttcctcccgcaaagtcttcttctcctccttggcGGGAAGGGGACGAGGGGTCCGTCAGCCCCCACCacgtccccccacccccggggcgggcagggtggtgtggggctCCCCAGAATCTCTCTCACCCTGAAACGCCTCCGGAGGCGGCTGTTGAGGGCAAAATCGTCCTTCCAGGCGTTCTGGGCCTCCTGCAGACTGGCCAGCGTGGGGACGGCTCGCTGCAGCGTCGCCCGGTCGGCCACGCCGTGCTCCAGCCGGAACATGGCGTCCGTCTCcagcttctccttctcctcccgcTCTGGGACAGGGGACAGCGAGGGGACTCGGTGGACGCCCCTCTCCGAACCGGGAATCGCCGGCGGGAGCGGGACTCACCGGTGGGCAGGACCTGCTCGTTATCCCGCATGTCCCAGCGTTCCTCTTTGCGCCGAGCCCCGCTGACGATGACGTAGTCGCAGCCCGCCGGGTCCGTCTGCATCTCGATGTAGTTGACGCAGAGGTGACATTTCATCCGAAACCTGCGGACGGGGACGGGGTCGGGGTGGGGTCCCTGCGCCCCCGGGGCTGCGCACTCCAGGGGGGACGCGGCCGCCGCACCCACCTATAGATCGGTGTCGTGTAGTAGGTGCCGACTTTCTTCTTCTCCGCGTTGTAGCGGACGCCTGCGAGGGGGGAAACGGGCGGATCaggccccccacccccccgccacgTCGGGGACACGCGGAGCCCCGGGAAGGGACGGGGGTAGGGGGGGAATCTCACCCATCCCGATGTGGTTCTTGCAGCCGTCGCACCAGATGTTATACGGCATCTCGAacctggggggaggaaggggggggccACGCGCGGCACGGCGCCGTCACCGCGACGGCCGAGCCCCCGGGCTGGGGGAGGGACGTCCCGGGGTGCCCCCGTCCCCGCGTCGCCCCTCACCTGATGACGAGGATGCCCTGGGCCAGCTTGCGGGCCCTCTCCCGCAGCGGGTGGCTGTGGTGGTACTTGTTGAGGGAGCCatgctggcgggggggggagcacagggggggtcagcccagcccggccctgCCCAGCGCCCCCCAGGCCGCAGCCgggtgtccccgtccccgccgAGCCCCTCACCTTGGCCGGGTCGAAGTCGGGGGGGTAGTACTTGTTGGTGCCTTTGCGCTCGCCCTGCGGGGGGAAACGGGGTGCTGGAGCCGGACGGGGACCCCGGCACGGCCGCGGTGACCTCAGCACGGCCGCGGTGACCTCAGCACGGCCGCGGTGACACCGTCAGCGTCCGGCCCCACTCACCATGGCTGAGGGGCTCCTGTGCCGCGGGACCGGGACAGGCGGGACCTGGGGGGGGACAAAGAGCTGCCGTCACCGGGGGGGACTGGAGGGAGCCGGGACAGGCCCCCCCCCCGTTACTGGTGACCGGTCTGTACCGGGACAGGCCCCCCCGTTACTGGTGACCGGTCTGTACCGGGACAGGCCCCCCCCCGTTACTGGTGACCGGTCTGTACCGGGACAGGCCCCCCCCCCGTTACTGGTGACCGGCCCGTACCGGACAGGCCCCCCCCCGTTACTGGTGACCGGTCTGTACCGGGACAGGCCCCCCCCCGTTACTGGTGACCGGTCTGTACCGGGACAGGCCCCCCCCCGTTACTGGTGACCGGTCTGTACCGGACAGGCCCCCCCCGGTACAGGGACAAGGGGACaaaccgccgccgccgccgcccccccccctctACGCAGCCACACGTCACCGGTCCGTGCCGGGACCCggcccccccttccccaccgACCTCTTCCTGCTCCGCTGCTCAGGCCCCGCCTCTTCCGCTGCGTCACTCGGCGGCGAGCAGACGTCACCGCCGCCGACAGGGAGGGCGGAGCCGACAGGGGAGACCACGCCCCCTCCCGCAACCCCCGCGCCTGCGCAGTGCGCGCCACGTGCGCTCCCGCCCACTTCCGGCGCCGCAGCGCGGTCACCTGCGGCTGCCCATGGCAACGGGGCCCATGGCAACGGGACCCGCGGCCGCCCGTGGCAACGGGGCTCCCTAGCAAACGGTACCCCCGGCTGCCATGGTAACGGGGCCCATGGCAACCAGCCCCACGGATGCCCGCGGTAACCAgagctccccgcagccccggccgggccgggcccccccagcccccccccggtgccgccCCCCGGTGCCGCCCCCCggtgccgcccccccccccggccccggtcccccccaccccccccggcagcggcagcgccgTCCCCGCgggctccttcccccccccccccccgctgtccTCGGGTGAACCCACAACCGAGGGAAGCGCCGCGCACACGCGtgtgccccccatcccccccaacACACGCGtgtgcccccccatcccccccgaCACGCGCGtgtgccccccatccccccccgaCACACGCGTgtgccccccaaccccccccaacacacgcgtgtgccccccatcccccccgaCACGCGCGTGTGCCCTCCATCCCCCTCCGA from Grus americana isolate bGruAme1 chromosome 33, bGruAme1.mat, whole genome shotgun sequence carries:
- the C33H19orf53 gene encoding leydig cell tumor 10 kDa protein homolog, which translates into the protein MAQGRPKAAAKRPGRAVATPARGVRGPRKGGRTIAPKKLRRLEVGIRMKIERDAVQRAGAGLPKKLAVVAAPPPPPPARAKPRRAGAEPPPPPPGAVRGSARL
- the MRI1 gene encoding methylthioribose-1-phosphate isomerase isoform X3 codes for the protein MSSGAAMSLEAIRYRRGSLAILNQLLLPEQLRYEPVASVERAWEAIRAMEVRGAPAIALVGCLSLAVELAAGAGPTGDAAELETFVGERLRFVVTARPTAVNLGREAQRLRDFVRRRVRSPDVTAQGLRESIIEHIEGLLEKDRGDNRSIGAHGARHILQRVPEGGVTLLTHCNTGTLATAGYGTALAVVVGADRVAASGDTANKIGTYQLAVAARHHGIPFYVAAPSSSCDPALPGGADIPIEERPGKELTHLQGLCLAAPGIDVWNPAFDVTPHDLITGGIVTEFGVFAPGELREALAERAAAGGQ
- the MRI1 gene encoding methylthioribose-1-phosphate isomerase isoform X1 → MSSGAAMSLEAIRYRRGSLAILNQLLLPEQLRYEPVASVERAWEAIRAMEVRGAPAIALVGCLSLAVELAAGAGPTGDAAELETFVGERLRFVVTARPTAVNLGREAQRLRDFVRRRVRSPDVTAQGLRESIIEHIEGLLEKDRGDNRSIGAHGARHILQRVPEGGVTLLTHCNTGTLATAGYGTALGIVRALHGQGRLARVFCTETRPYNQGGRLTAFELLHDRIPATLIADSAAAAAMRDRGIQAVVVGADRVAASGDTANKIGTYQLAVAARHHGIPFYVAAPSSSCDPALPGGADIPIEERPGKELTHLQGLCLAAPGIDVWNPAFDVTPHDLITGGIVTEFGVFAPGELREALAERAAAGGQ
- the MRI1 gene encoding methylthioribose-1-phosphate isomerase isoform X2, which gives rise to MSSGAAMSLEAIRYRRGSLAILNQLLLPEQLRYEPVASVERAWEAIRAMEVRGAPAIALVGCLSLAVELAAGAGPTGDAAELETFVGERLRFVVTARPTAVNLGREAQRLRDFVRRRVRSPDVTAQGLRESIIEHIEGLLEKDRGDNRSIGAHGARHILQRVPEGGVTLLTHCNTGTLATAGYGTALGIVRALHGQGRLARVFCTETRPYNQGGRLTAFELLHDRIPATLIADSAAAAAMRDRGIQAGGGGAAPRHPLLRGGSQLLLRSGSARRRRHPHRGTAGKGAHPPPGPVPGRPGYRRVEPGLRCHPP
- the YJU2B gene encoding probable splicing factor YJU2B codes for the protein MGERKGTNKYYPPDFDPAKHGSLNKYHHSHPLRERARKLAQGILVIRFEMPYNIWCDGCKNHIGMGVRYNAEKKKVGTYYTTPIYRFRMKCHLCVNYIEMQTDPAGCDYVIVSGARRKEERWDMRDNEQVLPTEREEKEKLETDAMFRLEHGVADRATLQRAVPTLASLQEAQNAWKDDFALNSRLRRRFREEKKTLREEEEEAAALQAKAGLSIPLVREAEEDRRLAALLKYHSPDSYEEKQRMKRTEISSRSWFPPAGGGGRAGEALRKLGLGGRALRGRGGSPATPTGLGIVRRRSGEGPEGPAEPEGPEQGETTPRSPPTAPSELQGGGDTGTAPHADPPAPLAASLVADYSDSSSEAESA